One stretch of Elstera cyanobacteriorum DNA includes these proteins:
- a CDS encoding TetR/AcrR family transcriptional regulator, whose protein sequence is MSECRVGKAIAAVAGLARGAKPSRREARREAIMQAATQLFVEKGYGATSLNDVVRLSGGSLSTLYDMFGNKAGLFQAIVTHRCEMMTGLFDHPDVHSRPVGEALTEHGTRLLSVLVADDTVAAMRTVIAEALQFPELAQVFYESGPIQGRQRVAGYLAEQMRRGVLRTDDPVEAAADFCHLVIRDAQMNAIMGLPYPDTAAAITRQVGHAVEQFLRMYRADGAAQPAANLPGTAA, encoded by the coding sequence ATGTCAGAGTGTCGGGTCGGCAAGGCCATTGCAGCGGTGGCAGGCTTGGCGCGCGGTGCAAAACCGTCTCGGCGGGAAGCACGACGCGAAGCGATCATGCAGGCGGCAACGCAGTTGTTCGTCGAAAAAGGCTATGGCGCGACCAGCCTGAATGATGTGGTGCGCCTGTCGGGCGGCTCGCTCTCCACCCTTTACGATATGTTCGGCAATAAGGCGGGGCTGTTTCAGGCCATCGTCACCCATCGCTGCGAGATGATGACCGGCCTGTTCGATCATCCCGATGTGCATAGCCGCCCGGTCGGGGAAGCGCTGACCGAGCATGGTACCCGGCTGCTGTCGGTTCTTGTTGCCGACGATACGGTGGCGGCGATGCGCACGGTGATTGCCGAAGCCTTGCAGTTCCCCGAACTCGCGCAGGTCTTCTACGAATCAGGGCCGATCCAGGGGCGGCAGCGGGTGGCGGGCTATCTGGCCGAGCAAATGCGGCGCGGCGTATTGCGCACCGATGATCCGGTAGAAGCGGCGGCGGATTTTTGCCATCTCGTCATCCGCGATGCGCAGATGAACGCCATCATGGGCCTGCCGTACCCGGACACAGCGGCGGCGATCACGCGGCAAGTCGGTCATGCGGTCGAACAATTTCTGCGGATGTACCGGGCCGATGGGGCGGCCCAGCCTGCGGCGAATTTGCCGGGCACGGCGGCTTAG
- a CDS encoding efflux RND transporter periplasmic adaptor subunit — protein MARFTLQTLPAARLLAGALIVLPLLAACSEEKKEHAEEVRPVRVQPVAFETGRETLKLAGTLAPRLEAPLAFQVTGKLASRPVEIGTRIVPGQVIGKLEPEDFALQLRRAQAQVASSEADLARLQADLKRYEALKTSMVFTQATYDQRAAAAAVAQQTLIGARSQVAIAERQMGYTTLTADHGGVVTAVLAEPGQVVAAGQAIVRVARDEELEVSVPIPENRLAEARAAQDARVSLWAEPEKAYRVQLRELAASADPQTRTYLAKYTLLDRPQGGKMGMTATLMLAKGDAQAVAALPLSSLFQQGDKPAVWVVDAAKGAVTLKPVTVAAYHQDAVLLAGGVKDGELVVTAGVHRIDPGIKVRILGAVPGKGQ, from the coding sequence ATGGCGCGTTTCACGCTCCAAACCCTGCCCGCTGCCCGCCTGTTGGCCGGGGCATTGATCGTTCTGCCGCTGCTCGCGGCCTGCTCCGAAGAAAAGAAGGAGCATGCCGAAGAAGTGCGCCCCGTGCGGGTGCAGCCGGTGGCCTTCGAAACCGGGCGGGAGACCCTGAAACTGGCGGGCACGCTCGCCCCGCGTCTCGAAGCGCCGCTGGCCTTCCAGGTCACGGGCAAGCTCGCCAGCCGCCCGGTGGAAATCGGCACCCGGATTGTGCCGGGGCAAGTGATCGGCAAGCTCGAACCGGAAGATTTTGCCCTGCAATTGCGCCGCGCCCAAGCGCAGGTCGCCTCGTCGGAAGCCGATCTGGCCCGCTTGCAGGCCGATCTCAAGCGCTATGAGGCGCTGAAAACCAGCATGGTCTTTACCCAAGCGACCTATGACCAGCGCGCCGCCGCCGCCGCCGTGGCGCAGCAGACGTTGATCGGTGCCCGCAGCCAAGTTGCCATTGCCGAACGCCAGATGGGTTACACTACGCTCACCGCCGATCATGGCGGCGTCGTCACGGCGGTTCTCGCCGAACCGGGCCAGGTGGTCGCGGCGGGGCAAGCAATCGTGCGCGTCGCGCGCGATGAAGAGCTAGAGGTATCCGTTCCCATCCCGGAAAACCGGTTGGCCGAAGCCCGCGCGGCCCAGGATGCCCGCGTTAGCCTGTGGGCGGAACCGGAGAAAGCCTATCGGGTGCAGTTGCGCGAACTCGCCGCCAGCGCCGATCCGCAGACGCGCACCTATCTGGCCAAATACACGCTGCTCGACCGCCCGCAAGGCGGCAAAATGGGCATGACGGCCACGCTGATGCTGGCGAAGGGCGATGCACAGGCGGTCGCCGCCCTGCCGCTATCCTCCCTGTTCCAGCAGGGCGATAAGCCTGCCGTTTGGGTCGTCGATGCCGCCAAAGGCGCCGTCACGCTGAAACCAGTCACCGTCGCCGCCTATCATCAAGATGCGGTGCTGCTGGCCGGTGGAGTGAAGGACGGCGAGTTAGTAGTGACCGCCGGGGTCCATCGCATCGATCCGGGCATCAAGGTCCGCATTCTGGGCGCCGTACCGGGGAAGGGCCAGTAA
- the atpD gene encoding F0F1 ATP synthase subunit beta: MANNNIGRVAQVIGAVVDCTFDGELPPILNALELDNGGKKLVLEVAQHLGENTVRTIAMDTTDGLVRGTQVVDTGNAIQVPVGPETLGRILNVVGEPIDERGPVGATRLSSIHREAPAYVDQATEAQILVTGIKVIDLLAPYIKGGKIGLFGGAGVGKTVTIQELINNVAKGHGGYSVFAGVGERSREGNDLYHEMIDSGIIKTDGPGSKVALVYGQMNEPPGARARVALSGLTLAEYFRDEEGQDVLFFVDNIFRFTQAGAEVSALLGRIPSAVGYQPTLATDMGALQERITSTKKGSITSVQAIYVPADDLTDPAPATSFSHLDATTVLSRQIAEMAIFPAVDPLDSTSRALSPLIVGEEHYQVARDVQRVLQSYKSLQDIIAILGMDELSEEDKLVVARARKIQRFLSQPFHVAEVFTGTPGVFVKLEDTIRAFKGIVAGQYDDLPEAAFYMVGTIEDAIEKAKRLAAEAA; the protein is encoded by the coding sequence ATGGCGAACAATAATATCGGGCGCGTTGCCCAGGTCATCGGCGCGGTGGTGGATTGCACGTTCGACGGCGAACTGCCGCCGATCCTGAATGCGCTGGAACTCGACAATGGCGGCAAGAAGCTGGTGCTGGAAGTCGCCCAGCATCTTGGCGAAAACACCGTCCGCACCATTGCGATGGACACGACCGACGGTCTGGTGCGCGGCACGCAGGTTGTCGATACCGGCAACGCCATCCAGGTGCCGGTCGGCCCGGAAACCCTGGGGCGCATTCTGAACGTCGTCGGCGAGCCGATTGACGAACGCGGCCCGGTCGGCGCGACCCGCCTGTCGTCGATCCATCGCGAAGCCCCGGCTTACGTCGATCAGGCCACCGAAGCGCAAATCCTCGTCACGGGGATTAAGGTCATCGATCTGCTCGCCCCGTACATCAAGGGTGGTAAGATCGGCCTGTTCGGCGGCGCCGGCGTCGGCAAGACCGTGACCATTCAGGAACTGATCAACAACGTCGCCAAGGGCCACGGTGGTTATTCCGTGTTCGCGGGCGTTGGCGAGCGGTCGCGTGAAGGGAACGATCTCTATCACGAAATGATCGACTCCGGGATTATCAAGACCGATGGTCCGGGCTCGAAAGTGGCGCTGGTCTATGGTCAGATGAACGAGCCGCCGGGGGCCCGTGCCCGCGTCGCCCTGTCGGGTCTGACCCTTGCGGAATACTTCCGCGATGAAGAAGGCCAGGACGTGCTGTTCTTCGTCGATAACATCTTCCGCTTCACCCAGGCGGGTGCCGAAGTGTCGGCGCTGCTCGGTCGTATCCCGTCGGCGGTGGGCTATCAGCCGACGCTGGCGACCGACATGGGCGCGCTGCAGGAACGCATCACCTCGACGAAGAAGGGGTCGATCACCTCGGTGCAGGCCATTTACGTGCCCGCCGACGATTTGACCGATCCGGCCCCGGCCACCTCCTTCTCGCATCTGGATGCCACGACCGTTCTGTCGCGTCAGATCGCCGAAATGGCGATCTTCCCGGCCGTCGATCCGCTTGACTCCACCAGCCGCGCCCTGTCGCCGCTGATCGTCGGCGAAGAGCATTATCAGGTTGCCCGCGACGTGCAGCGTGTGCTGCAGAGCTACAAGTCGCTGCAGGACATCATCGCCATCCTCGGGATGGACGAGCTGTCCGAAGAAGATAAGCTGGTCGTGGCCCGCGCCCGTAAGATCCAGCGCTTCCTGTCGCAGCCGTTCCATGTCGCCGAAGTCTTCACCGGCACGCCGGGCGTGTTCGTGAAGCTCGAAGACACGATCCGCGCCTTCAAGGGCATCGTCGCCGGTCAGTACGACGATCTGCCGGAAGCCGCCTTCTACATGGTCGGCACCATCGAAGACGCCATCGAAAAGGCCAAGCGTTTGGCGGCGGAAGCCGCGTAA
- the atpA gene encoding F0F1 ATP synthase subunit alpha produces the protein MDIRAAEVSAILKEQIANFGTSAEVAEVGKVLSIGDGIARIYGLDNVQAGEMVEFPNGTRGMALNLETDNVGVVLFGDDRGIQEGDIVKRTGTIVDVPVGKGLLGRVVDGLGNPIDGKGPLTDVTRSRVEVKAPGIIPRKSVHEPMQTGLKAIDSLVPIGRGQRELIIGDRQTGKTAVAIDTILNQKKVNEGSDESKKLYCIYVAVGQKRSTVAQIVKTLQDAGALDYTIVVAATASEPAPLQFIAPYVGCAMGEFFRDNGQHALIIYDDLSKQAVAYRQMSLLLRRPPGREAYPGDVFYLHSRLLERAAKMNEAAGLGSLTALPVIETQAGDVSAYIPTNVISITDGQIFLETELFYKGIRPAINVGLSVSRVGSAAQIKAMKQVAGKIKMELAQYREMAAFAQFASDLDPATQRLLARGARLTELLKQPQFQPMPVEEQVASIFAGVRGYLDKVPTGDVTRFEKKFREELKAKAPELLTSIRDAREITKETEEKLAAFLDQFAKSFA, from the coding sequence ATGGATATCCGTGCTGCCGAAGTTTCGGCCATTCTGAAAGAACAAATCGCCAATTTCGGGACGAGCGCCGAAGTCGCGGAAGTGGGTAAGGTGCTGTCCATCGGGGACGGTATCGCCCGCATTTACGGCCTCGATAATGTTCAGGCCGGTGAAATGGTCGAATTCCCGAACGGCACGCGCGGTATGGCGCTGAACCTCGAAACCGACAATGTCGGTGTCGTGTTGTTCGGTGACGACCGCGGCATTCAGGAAGGCGATATCGTTAAGCGCACCGGCACCATCGTCGACGTTCCGGTCGGCAAGGGTCTGCTGGGCCGCGTTGTCGACGGTCTCGGCAATCCGATCGACGGTAAGGGTCCGCTGACCGATGTGACCCGCAGCCGCGTAGAAGTGAAGGCCCCCGGCATCATTCCGCGTAAGTCGGTGCACGAGCCGATGCAGACCGGCCTCAAGGCCATCGACAGCCTGGTTCCGATTGGGCGCGGTCAGCGCGAGCTGATCATCGGCGACCGTCAGACCGGCAAGACCGCCGTCGCCATCGACACCATTCTTAATCAGAAGAAGGTGAACGAAGGTTCCGACGAGTCGAAGAAGCTCTACTGCATCTACGTCGCCGTTGGTCAGAAGCGTTCCACGGTCGCCCAGATCGTGAAGACCCTGCAGGATGCGGGCGCGCTGGATTACACCATCGTCGTCGCCGCAACCGCGTCGGAACCGGCGCCGCTGCAGTTCATCGCCCCCTACGTTGGCTGTGCGATGGGTGAATTCTTCCGCGATAATGGCCAGCATGCGCTGATCATTTACGACGATCTGTCGAAGCAGGCCGTTGCCTACCGTCAGATGTCGCTGCTGCTGCGCCGTCCGCCGGGGCGTGAAGCCTATCCGGGCGACGTGTTCTATCTGCACAGCCGCCTGCTGGAACGCGCCGCAAAGATGAACGAAGCCGCCGGTCTCGGCTCGCTGACCGCACTGCCGGTCATCGAAACCCAGGCGGGCGACGTGTCGGCCTATATTCCGACCAACGTGATTTCGATCACCGACGGTCAGATCTTCCTCGAAACGGAACTCTTCTATAAGGGTATCCGCCCGGCCATCAACGTCGGTCTGTCGGTCAGCCGCGTCGGCTCCGCCGCCCAGATCAAGGCGATGAAGCAGGTTGCCGGTAAGATTAAGATGGAGCTGGCGCAGTACCGCGAAATGGCGGCCTTCGCGCAGTTCGCCTCGGACCTCGATCCGGCCACCCAGCGCCTCTTGGCGCGCGGTGCCCGCCTGACCGAACTGCTGAAGCAGCCGCAGTTCCAGCCGATGCCGGTTGAAGAACAGGTTGCCTCGATTTTCGCAGGCGTCCGCGGCTACCTCGATAAGGTTCCGACCGGCGATGTCACGCGCTTCGAAAAGAAGTTCCGTGAGGAACTGAAGGCGAAGGCGCCGGAACTCCTGACGTCGATCCGCGACGCACGCGAAATCACCAAGGAAACCGAAGAAAAACTGGCGGCGTTCCTCGATCAGTTCGCCAAGAGCTTCGCGTAA
- a CDS encoding F0F1 ATP synthase subunit gamma translates to MASLKDLRLRIRSVKSTQKITSAMKMVAAAKLRRAQEQAEAARPYAERMERMIATLGAGVSSDAPALLTGTGADKVQLVIVATADRGLCGAFNSSIIRDARLMIRGLQAQGKTVKLFCVGRKGRDALRKEFGDLIIDSVELAGKKKLSFGDADAVARKVISLFDAGQIDSAHIVYARFKSAISQIVTRQQLIPVPLPEADAGKAQGGASALYEYEPDEDAILTALLPRNLSVQIYKALLENSASEQGARMTAMDNATRNAGDMINRLTLTYNRSRQAQITKELIEIISGAEAV, encoded by the coding sequence ATGGCCAGTTTGAAAGACTTGCGGCTACGCATCCGTAGCGTCAAGTCGACACAAAAGATCACGTCGGCAATGAAAATGGTCGCGGCGGCGAAACTCCGCCGCGCCCAGGAACAGGCCGAAGCCGCCCGTCCCTACGCCGAGCGGATGGAACGGATGATCGCCACTCTGGGGGCGGGCGTCTCCAGCGATGCGCCGGCGCTGCTGACGGGGACCGGTGCCGATAAGGTGCAGTTGGTCATCGTCGCAACCGCCGACCGTGGGCTGTGCGGGGCGTTCAACTCCTCGATCATCCGCGACGCGCGCCTGATGATCCGGGGCCTGCAGGCCCAGGGTAAGACGGTGAAGCTGTTCTGCGTGGGCCGGAAAGGCCGCGACGCGCTGCGCAAGGAATTCGGCGATCTCATCATCGACAGCGTTGAGCTGGCGGGGAAGAAGAAGCTGAGCTTTGGCGACGCCGATGCGGTGGCCCGCAAGGTCATTAGCCTATTCGATGCCGGGCAGATCGATAGCGCGCATATCGTTTACGCGCGCTTCAAGTCGGCCATCTCGCAGATCGTCACCCGTCAGCAGCTCATTCCCGTGCCGCTGCCGGAAGCCGACGCGGGCAAGGCCCAGGGCGGGGCGTCGGCGCTCTATGAATATGAGCCTGACGAAGACGCGATCCTGACGGCGCTGCTGCCGCGCAACCTGTCGGTGCAGATCTACAAGGCGTTGCTGGAAAACAGCGCGTCGGAACAGGGCGCGCGGATGACCGCGATGGACAATGCAACCCGTAACGCGGGCGACATGATCAACCGGCTGACGCTGACCTACAACCGCTCGCGCCAAGCGCAGATCACCAAGGAGCTGATTGAAATCATCTCCGGGGCGGAAGCGGTTTAA
- a CDS encoding F0F1 ATP synthase subunit delta codes for MRGQAGVATEQTGVAGRYAVALYDLAETQGALDAVANDLRALKALLDESADLRRLIASAVLSRDDQTKAIGAVLEKAGAVDLVRRFVGVVAENRRLASLPQMIAAFLARLAEKRGEVTAEVTAAVPLLDYQIDQIKTSLAGSYGSKVMVDVKVDPSLIGGLVVKIGSKLIDHSLKTKLTRLQLAMKGVG; via the coding sequence ATGAGAGGACAAGCCGGGGTGGCGACAGAGCAGACGGGCGTTGCCGGGCGGTATGCCGTAGCCCTCTATGATTTGGCCGAGACGCAAGGCGCGCTCGATGCCGTGGCGAATGATTTGCGCGCGCTAAAGGCGCTGCTGGACGAGTCGGCGGACCTGCGCCGTCTGATCGCCAGCGCAGTGCTGAGCCGTGACGATCAGACCAAGGCGATTGGCGCCGTGCTGGAAAAGGCCGGGGCAGTGGATCTCGTCCGCCGGTTCGTTGGCGTCGTGGCGGAAAATCGCCGCTTGGCCAGCCTGCCCCAGATGATTGCGGCCTTCTTGGCCCGCCTCGCTGAAAAGCGCGGGGAAGTGACGGCGGAAGTGACCGCCGCTGTCCCGCTGCTGGATTATCAGATCGATCAGATCAAAACGTCCCTCGCCGGGTCGTATGGGTCGAAGGTTATGGTCGACGTAAAGGTCGATCCGTCGTTGATCGGCGGCCTTGTCGTCAAGATCGGCTCCAAGCTGATCGATCATTCGTTGAAGACTAAATTGACGCGCTTGCAGCTCGCCATGAAGGGAGTTGGTTGA
- the atpC gene encoding ATP synthase F1 subunit epsilon, whose protein sequence is MAGKITFELVSPERLVLSKPVDMVVMPGTEGEFGVLVGHAPILATLDPGVVAVHDGGQIVDRIFVAGGFAEVTAERCVVLAEDAVPVKNIDAAAASAALRDAEAGSDPVALKLARARVAATQRAA, encoded by the coding sequence ATGGCCGGTAAAATCACCTTTGAACTCGTCTCGCCGGAGCGTCTCGTGCTCTCCAAGCCGGTCGATATGGTGGTCATGCCCGGAACCGAAGGTGAGTTCGGTGTGCTGGTCGGCCATGCGCCGATTCTGGCGACGCTGGACCCCGGCGTTGTCGCGGTGCATGACGGCGGCCAGATCGTCGACCGTATCTTCGTCGCGGGCGGGTTTGCCGAAGTGACGGCGGAACGCTGCGTTGTGCTGGCCGAAGACGCCGTGCCGGTGAAGAATATCGACGCCGCCGCTGCTTCGGCCGCCCTGCGCGATGCCGAAGCCGGCTCGGACCCGGTGGCGCTGAAACTGGCGCGTGCCCGCGTGGCGGCCACCCAGCGCGCCGCTTAA
- a CDS encoding glycerophosphodiester phosphodiesterase has protein sequence MTGFIGRALTAALVLGTALTAASASAQQYKTLDGKRPLVIGHRGASGTFPEHTIASYTRAIEVGADFIEPDLVATKDGVLVARHEPFISGTTDVASRPEFANRKRVRNLDGVATDDWWVADFTLAELKTLRAKQAFADRDQSYNGKFEIPTFQEVIDLAKKESAKRGRVIGIYPETKHPTFHHAIGLPLEDRLVAQLKKAGWTKKTDPVFIQSFEVSNLKYLRTKTNLRLVQLIDADDVDKDGNISLAAPYDKPYDFAVLGDKRTFKDLLTPEGLKEIKTYADGVGPWKPYLVPGKQIDADGDGKPDDLNKDGKIDEQDRVLLPETGLVKAAHAAGLAIHTWTFRNEPKRLASDFKGDPAAEYKLFFGLGVDGLFSDFPETAVKARP, from the coding sequence ATGACGGGATTTATCGGGCGCGCGCTGACGGCGGCGCTGGTTCTGGGCACGGCGCTGACCGCCGCGTCGGCAAGCGCGCAGCAGTATAAGACGCTGGACGGCAAGCGCCCGCTGGTCATCGGCCATCGCGGCGCCAGCGGGACGTTCCCGGAGCACACCATCGCATCCTACACCCGCGCGATCGAAGTTGGCGCGGATTTCATCGAGCCCGATCTGGTCGCCACCAAGGATGGCGTGCTGGTCGCCCGGCACGAACCCTTCATCTCCGGCACCACCGATGTGGCAAGCCGCCCGGAATTCGCCAACCGCAAGCGCGTGCGCAACCTCGACGGTGTGGCGACGGATGATTGGTGGGTGGCCGACTTCACCCTCGCCGAACTGAAGACCCTGCGCGCCAAGCAGGCCTTTGCCGACCGCGATCAATCCTATAACGGCAAGTTCGAGATCCCGACCTTTCAGGAAGTGATCGACCTCGCCAAAAAGGAAAGCGCCAAGCGCGGCCGGGTGATCGGGATTTACCCGGAAACCAAGCATCCGACCTTCCACCATGCCATTGGCCTGCCGCTGGAAGACCGTCTGGTCGCCCAACTGAAGAAGGCCGGCTGGACCAAGAAGACCGATCCGGTCTTCATCCAGAGCTTTGAAGTGTCGAACCTCAAATATCTGCGCACCAAGACCAATCTGCGTCTCGTGCAGCTCATCGATGCCGATGATGTGGATAAGGACGGCAACATCTCGCTCGCGGCGCCCTACGATAAGCCCTACGATTTTGCCGTGCTGGGCGATAAGCGCACCTTCAAAGATCTGCTGACGCCGGAAGGGCTGAAGGAAATCAAGACCTATGCCGATGGTGTCGGCCCGTGGAAGCCCTATCTGGTGCCGGGCAAGCAGATCGACGCCGATGGCGACGGCAAGCCCGACGATCTGAACAAAGACGGCAAGATCGACGAGCAGGACCGCGTTTTGCTGCCGGAAACCGGCTTGGTGAAGGCGGCCCATGCGGCGGGCCTCGCGATCCACACCTGGACCTTCCGCAACGAACCGAAGCGCTTGGCGTCGGATTTCAAGGGCGATCCGGCGGCGGAATATAAGCTGTTCTTTGGCCTGGGTGTGGATGGCCTGTTCAGCGACTTCCCGGAAACGGCGGTTAAAGCTCGTCCGTAA